A window of the Ipomoea triloba cultivar NCNSP0323 chromosome 14, ASM357664v1 genome harbors these coding sequences:
- the LOC116003992 gene encoding uncharacterized protein LOC116003992, which translates to MCGLTNENVMHSLVMCDFSKLVWHEAAITIPSLQENDFAMWFSNLMTMLTMEDILVAVAVVYHIWIARNSAVWKGCLPRPAAVSRRAEAALQAWKQNGDWCCYFDAGYLHTTRMSTAGAVLYMPGGVYAAAFSGRTQGCLSPLMAESMACKEVLSWLRARGVEQVKLYTDCANLQALLSSSHSNLYSYIAFSIQASKAIMSSFIHCSVHLIPRSANLGAHSLATLAFSQAGFLFWDHVPPDIIAGLI; encoded by the exons ATGTGTGGATTGACCAATGAGAATGTTATGCACTCCCTTGTCATGTGTGACTTCTCTAAATTGGTTTGGCATGAAGCTGCTATTACCATACCATCTTtgcaggaaaatgattttgcTATGTGGTTCTCTAACCTTATGACTATGCTTACGATGGAGGATATTCTTGTTGCAGTAGCGGTCGTTTATCACATATGGATAGCACGGAACTCTGCAGTATGGAAGGGTTGCTTGCCGCGTCCAGCTGCTGTTTCGCGGAGGGCGGAGGCGGCGCTACAAGCATGGAAGCAG AATGGTGATTGGTGCTGTTATTTCGACGCAGGTTATCTGCATACTACACGGATGTCCACTGCTGGTGCGGTTCTCTACATGCCGGGCGGTGTGTATGCAGCAGCATTCAGTGGCCGAACCCAAGGTTGTCTCTCACCTTTGATGGCAGAATCCATGGCGTGCAAGGAGGTCCTCTCGTGGCTTCGAGCGCGGGGTGTTGAACAGGTGAAGCTTTACACTGACTGCGCAAATCTCCAGGCGCTGCTATCATCTTCGCATTCTAATCTTTACTCATACATCGCATTTTCCATTCAAGCCTCAAAGGCTATTATGTCTTCTTTTATTCATTGTTCAGTACATTTAATTCCTAGGTCTGCTAATCTAGGGGCACACTCTCTTGCTACTTTGGCCTTTTCACAGGCTGGTTTTTTGTTTTGGGATCATGTCCCCCCTGACATTATTGCTGGTTTAATTTAA